A single region of the Chrysoperla carnea chromosome 5, inChrCarn1.1, whole genome shotgun sequence genome encodes:
- the LOC123300731 gene encoding uncharacterized protein LOC123300731: protein MQAVRQSVLRQLVKPNGSARRGMSEVSGWKAPTMNDMPAPIQSWAELNAARQAKYNKHLVLGVGFFIATLAALKGSGLCYLNYSPPAQPAPKNN from the exons atgcaAGCCGTACGACAAAGTGTTTTACGTCAGCTGGTAAAACCAAACG GTTCAGCTCGTCGAGGTATGAGTGAAGTTTCCGGATGGAAAGCACCAACAATGAACGATATGCCAGCTCCAATACAATCATGGGCTGAATTAAATGCCGCTCGACAAGCAAAATACAACAAACATTTAGTATTGGGTGTAGGATTTTTCATTGCAACACTTGCAGCATTAAAAGGAAGTGGTTTATGTTACTTAAATTACTCACCTCCAGCTCAACCTgcaccaaaaaataattaa